A section of the Cuniculiplasma divulgatum genome encodes:
- a CDS encoding CPBP family glutamic-type intramembrane protease, with protein sequence MDGRKWSELTVFTVGEFIIIALFFFLSKGPLVFYLYMGLSPLIFVLLCLYLRDVRSAVRKMLMSRDLVIFASVFFIWLYLYSVSRNGPLFVVETAYFPAFLEEFNFRFIIVVFLKRYIGEGRAVVLQSLLYSVAYSNYLVFSPTGYPGFYLELFIIDNIAMACIYGAIYYLRKNIYIDISIHMSLYLMDVFLPASMGWIAYISTPV encoded by the coding sequence ATGGACGGCAGGAAATGGTCTGAACTTACGGTATTCACGGTGGGCGAGTTTATCATCATCGCACTGTTTTTCTTTCTTTCAAAGGGGCCCCTGGTATTTTACCTGTATATGGGTCTTTCTCCACTGATTTTCGTGCTCCTGTGCCTCTATCTTAGGGATGTGAGGTCAGCAGTCAGGAAAATGCTCATGTCAAGAGATCTGGTTATATTCGCATCAGTTTTTTTCATTTGGCTGTACCTTTATTCAGTTTCCAGAAACGGACCGCTTTTCGTTGTGGAGACAGCATACTTTCCGGCTTTTCTGGAAGAATTCAATTTCAGATTTATTATTGTTGTATTCCTGAAGAGGTACATCGGCGAAGGAAGAGCAGTAGTCCTTCAGTCGCTGTTATATTCAGTGGCATACAGCAATTATCTGGTATTCTCTCCAACGGGATACCCTGGATTTTATCTGGAACTCTTCATTATAGATAATATAGCAATGGCCTGCATATATGGGGCTATCTACTATTTGAGGAAGAACATATACATCGATATCTCCATTCACATGAGCCTTTATCTGATGGACGTGTTTCTTCCCGCTTCAATGGGATGGATTGCCTATATTTCCACTCCCGTCTGA
- a CDS encoding bifunctional phosphoglucose/phosphomannose isomerase, whose product MNFSDELKTLKKQVQSEEEINVDTSGVDKIIISGMGGSGIVGNIFSELYDRKPVTVVSDYGIPSFADEKTLFIAISYSGNTEETLSTLKMAREKGCKVVAITSGGKIGASVDNKVLIPGGIQPRSALGYMLMPLLNTFLKPSSQERDAAAAMIGAIDEDNSDMESLAREIWSGKLIPVILGFSPFKWVAYRWKTQFNENSKILAFSNYFPELNHNETMPYRGTYRKDEFKFIVIGHPENMRIEERIKWTSSLTSTPFHRVDVRGKYLLDTLFGLIHKGDYLTYHLAKLLNVDPTDVSLIEELKKKLSR is encoded by the coding sequence ATGAACTTCTCAGATGAGCTGAAAACACTGAAGAAACAGGTGCAGTCGGAGGAAGAAATTAACGTTGATACATCCGGCGTTGATAAAATAATAATATCCGGCATGGGTGGATCTGGAATTGTTGGAAATATCTTTTCGGAACTATATGACAGAAAACCCGTAACGGTTGTTTCAGATTATGGTATCCCATCCTTTGCGGATGAAAAGACTCTTTTCATTGCAATCAGCTACTCAGGCAACACGGAGGAAACCCTTTCCACACTTAAAATGGCCCGGGAGAAGGGATGCAAAGTCGTGGCGATAACCTCAGGCGGTAAGATAGGGGCCAGCGTTGATAATAAGGTTCTGATCCCGGGCGGTATTCAGCCAAGATCTGCGCTGGGGTACATGTTGATGCCACTTTTGAATACCTTTCTTAAGCCATCAAGCCAGGAAAGGGATGCAGCCGCTGCAATGATAGGCGCCATTGATGAGGACAACAGCGACATGGAATCTCTGGCCCGTGAAATATGGTCCGGCAAACTTATTCCTGTAATACTGGGCTTTTCTCCATTCAAGTGGGTAGCATACCGCTGGAAGACACAGTTCAATGAAAACTCCAAAATACTTGCCTTCAGCAATTATTTTCCAGAGTTGAATCACAACGAGACAATGCCATACCGCGGCACATACAGAAAAGATGAGTTCAAATTCATCGTTATTGGGCACCCGGAAAATATGAGAATAGAGGAGAGAATCAAATGGACATCGTCTCTCACTTCCACTCCTTTCCACAGGGTGGATGTCAGGGGCAAATATCTGCTTGACACGCTGTTTGGCTTGATACACAAGGGAGATTACCTCACATATCACCTAGCAAAACTTTTGAATGTTGATCCAACAGACGTATCACTGATTGAGGAGCTGAAGAAGAAGTTGAGCCGTTAA
- the rpsJ gene encoding 30S ribosomal protein S10 yields MASYKARISLSGTEHKIVDVVCNEIKGIATRTGVEVHGPVPLPTKRLVVPVRKSPDGEGSPTWDRWEMRIHKRLIDVDADERTLRQLMRIPIPDGVQIEIQIKS; encoded by the coding sequence ATGGCATCCTATAAGGCTAGAATTTCCCTTAGTGGAACTGAGCACAAGATTGTTGATGTTGTCTGCAATGAGATCAAGGGAATAGCCACCAGGACAGGAGTCGAGGTTCATGGGCCAGTCCCCCTTCCCACAAAGAGGCTTGTAGTTCCTGTCAGGAAAAGTCCTGACGGAGAAGGCTCTCCAACATGGGACAGATGGGAGATGAGGATTCACAAGCGTCTCATAGACGTGGACGCTGATGAGAGAACCCTGAGACAGCTCATGAGAATTCCTATCCCGGATGGGGTTCAGATCGAAATTCAGATAAAATCGTAA
- a CDS encoding carbon monoxide dehydrogenase subunit G, translating to MKSKNEETMDFNGTFELNTSMDNIYRFVMDPEKLASCIPGLKKMEKISYTEFTVLVKVGIAFIKEDFNIKFTVLESEPPSHAKLAGVGAGKSGTVDITADMHLTENNGKSTMLWTAQANVGGKIGSMGQRLITGQAEKIINQMFKGIKEALEPN from the coding sequence TTGAAATCAAAAAATGAGGAAACTATGGATTTCAATGGAACATTTGAGCTGAACACGTCCATGGACAACATATACCGCTTTGTCATGGACCCTGAAAAACTGGCCTCCTGCATTCCAGGACTGAAGAAGATGGAAAAGATTTCATATACTGAGTTCACTGTGCTGGTTAAGGTCGGTATAGCTTTCATAAAGGAGGATTTCAACATAAAATTCACTGTGCTGGAAAGCGAGCCTCCTTCACACGCTAAGCTGGCAGGCGTGGGTGCCGGCAAAAGCGGCACTGTGGACATAACGGCAGATATGCATCTTACCGAGAATAATGGAAAAAGCACTATGTTGTGGACTGCTCAGGCAAACGTAGGTGGAAAGATCGGATCCATGGGACAGCGGCTTATTACTGGACAGGCTGAAAAGATCATCAACCAGATGTTCAAAGGGATAAAGGAAGCACTTGAACCGAACTGA
- the cyoE gene encoding heme o synthase, producing MNFREFFKITKMEITFLVDLVAVAAFFSDLAFSSHYIMIIPLLIAGSLASMSAAVFNNLYDMDIDREMKRTRYRENIVNSRTYTSTFVYGSVMLIVALAVATLVINPLTSVFIFLGFLSYVLLYTIVLKRRTTWNIVIGGIAGSFPALAGWAAVSNDVSATALFIAFLVFLWTPTHFWALATNNSEDYRQAGIPMLPAMVGVKKGSRWILINSIILVAYSLIPVWVRQIHVGILYFVLAAVMGGMILYYVIRPMVHNYSLPEFRKAFHFSNYYLMLLLIAICLVSIVHL from the coding sequence TTGAACTTTAGGGAGTTCTTTAAAATCACGAAGATGGAGATCACATTTCTTGTTGACCTCGTTGCGGTTGCAGCATTCTTCTCAGACCTGGCATTCTCATCGCATTATATAATGATAATACCTCTTCTGATAGCCGGCAGCCTTGCCTCAATGTCGGCTGCTGTGTTCAACAATCTTTATGATATGGATATAGATAGGGAGATGAAGAGAACCAGGTACCGCGAGAACATTGTTAATTCCCGGACATACACATCAACGTTCGTCTATGGTTCAGTTATGCTGATCGTTGCTCTTGCTGTTGCCACACTGGTTATAAACCCTCTTACGTCTGTTTTCATATTCCTGGGATTCCTCAGCTATGTCCTACTGTATACAATTGTATTGAAAAGAAGGACAACCTGGAATATTGTGATAGGAGGCATTGCAGGGAGTTTCCCCGCCCTTGCCGGATGGGCAGCAGTATCCAATGATGTTTCAGCAACAGCGCTGTTTATTGCATTCCTGGTTTTCCTATGGACGCCCACTCATTTCTGGGCCCTCGCCACCAATAACTCTGAGGACTACAGGCAGGCGGGCATTCCCATGCTGCCTGCTATGGTGGGAGTCAAGAAGGGGAGCAGATGGATTCTGATTAATTCAATAATTCTGGTGGCGTATTCTTTGATTCCAGTATGGGTCAGGCAAATTCACGTTGGCATACTTTACTTTGTACTTGCTGCAGTAATGGGTGGAATGATTCTATACTATGTGATTCGGCCGATGGTTCATAATTACTCACTTCCGGAGTTCAGGAAAGCGTTTCATTTCTCAAACTATTATCTTATGCTGCTGCTGATTGCAATTTGCCTGGTAAGCATAGTTCATCTTTAG
- a CDS encoding thioesterase family protein — MPSKNVFTEIQVRYGDLDPLGHVNNAAYLSYLEMGRMKFLRENLPEYDPMMPNIVLARIEIDFKKSIMLDDAITLETSIESMGRTSVRFLQRIVAESSEETYSVAKVTAVFIDRNRRPVPVPEAIRNTYSDGSGNIGNPSH, encoded by the coding sequence ATGCCTTCTAAGAACGTTTTCACTGAAATCCAGGTAAGATACGGAGACCTTGACCCTCTTGGCCACGTAAACAATGCTGCTTATCTATCATATCTGGAGATGGGCAGGATGAAATTTCTGAGGGAGAATCTTCCGGAGTATGACCCTATGATGCCCAACATCGTACTGGCACGAATTGAGATTGATTTCAAGAAGTCCATTATGCTGGACGATGCCATTACTCTTGAAACATCAATCGAATCCATGGGGAGGACCAGTGTCAGATTCCTGCAGAGGATAGTTGCCGAGTCCAGTGAAGAAACATATTCCGTCGCAAAAGTTACAGCTGTATTCATTGACAGAAACAGAAGGCCTGTTCCAGTTCCAGAGGCCATCAGAAATACCTATTCAGACGGGAGTGGAAATATAGGCAATCCATCCCATTGA
- a CDS encoding elongation factor EF-2, with protein MGRKEDNIAKAMKLIERPERIRNMGIAAHIDHGKTTLSDNLIAGAGMMSEDLAGKQLMLDYDEQEQARGITINAATASMVHTYGSEEYLINLIDTPGHVDFGGDVTRAMRAVDGAIIVVDSVEGVMPQTETVIRQALKEKVKPVLFINKVDRLINELKLNGDEMQKRFLKIITDVNKLLAKYGPEEFKQSWQVNVQDGRVAFGSAYNNWAISVPAMAKYKMSFKDIAEMVRDGKQKELAKKVQLHEIILDMVIKHLPNPLVAQKYRIPQIWKGDINSEIGKAMSVCDHTGPVSMMVTKIIVDPHAGEIAVGRLFSGTLRKGSELYISGMSNNKYKVQLLSMMVGPDRISVDEMAAGNIAAVVGLKAAVAGSTVSSLPNMDPFEPMVHYSEPVVTLAIEAKHTADLPKLIEVLRSVSKADPSIQVDINQETGEHLISGMGELHLEVTLYRIRNDYKVDVTTSDPLVVYRETVDHKGGPFEGKSPNKHNRFYFEVEPLPEAIVDLIKDGTIPQGAKFKDKKALMELLEKNGLTREESRGLVAVDGDNLLLDVTKGIQYLDETMELLIEAFGEVMAKGPLASEKVYGIKARLVDAKLHEDSIHRGPAQVIPAGRNSIYGAMTQAKRILLEPVQRVYISVPQEVMGSVTNEIQQRRGVVDEMTQEGDEIVIVAKVPVAGMFGFASAIRSATGGKVLWNSENHGYQRVPPELQKDVVAKIRERKGLKPEPYDEAYYASL; from the coding sequence ATGGGACGAAAGGAAGACAACATTGCAAAGGCAATGAAATTAATCGAAAGACCGGAAAGAATCAGGAATATGGGTATTGCTGCCCATATTGATCATGGCAAGACAACACTCAGCGATAACCTGATTGCTGGAGCCGGCATGATGAGCGAGGATCTGGCAGGGAAACAGCTGATGCTGGACTATGATGAGCAGGAGCAGGCCAGAGGAATCACCATAAATGCTGCAACAGCTTCAATGGTTCATACCTATGGCTCTGAGGAGTACCTCATTAACCTTATTGACACACCCGGACACGTTGACTTTGGGGGGGATGTGACCAGGGCCATGAGAGCTGTTGATGGCGCTATCATAGTTGTGGATTCTGTTGAGGGCGTAATGCCACAGACTGAAACCGTGATTAGGCAGGCCCTGAAGGAGAAAGTAAAGCCAGTCCTGTTCATTAACAAAGTTGATCGACTCATAAATGAGCTGAAACTGAACGGGGACGAGATGCAAAAACGTTTCCTCAAGATCATCACGGATGTCAACAAACTCCTGGCAAAATATGGGCCAGAAGAGTTCAAACAATCCTGGCAGGTTAACGTTCAGGACGGTAGAGTCGCATTTGGTTCCGCTTATAACAACTGGGCCATCTCAGTTCCAGCCATGGCGAAATACAAGATGTCTTTCAAGGACATTGCCGAAATGGTCCGTGACGGGAAACAGAAAGAACTTGCAAAGAAAGTGCAGCTTCACGAGATTATTCTTGATATGGTTATAAAGCACCTGCCTAATCCGCTGGTTGCGCAGAAATACAGGATTCCGCAGATATGGAAAGGCGACATAAATTCCGAAATCGGAAAGGCCATGTCTGTCTGTGACCACACAGGACCTGTAAGCATGATGGTAACAAAGATTATTGTCGATCCCCATGCAGGTGAAATTGCCGTGGGCCGATTGTTCAGTGGTACGCTCAGGAAGGGCAGCGAACTGTACATATCTGGGATGTCCAACAACAAATACAAGGTTCAGCTTCTATCAATGATGGTGGGTCCAGACAGGATCTCAGTGGATGAAATGGCTGCTGGCAATATTGCTGCAGTGGTAGGCCTTAAGGCTGCAGTGGCAGGATCGACCGTTTCCTCCCTTCCAAACATGGATCCCTTCGAACCGATGGTTCATTATTCCGAGCCTGTGGTTACGTTGGCAATTGAAGCAAAGCATACTGCAGATCTTCCAAAACTGATAGAGGTGCTCAGAAGTGTTTCAAAGGCCGATCCGTCAATTCAGGTTGATATCAACCAGGAAACCGGGGAACACCTTATTTCAGGAATGGGTGAACTCCATCTGGAAGTCACCTTATACAGGATAAGAAATGACTACAAGGTTGACGTGACCACATCCGATCCTCTTGTGGTGTACAGGGAAACAGTTGATCACAAAGGTGGGCCTTTCGAGGGGAAGTCTCCCAATAAGCATAACAGGTTCTACTTTGAAGTGGAACCACTCCCAGAGGCAATTGTGGATCTCATCAAGGATGGTACTATCCCGCAGGGGGCGAAATTCAAGGATAAGAAGGCCCTTATGGAACTGCTAGAGAAGAATGGTCTTACGAGGGAAGAATCAAGAGGTCTGGTTGCAGTTGACGGTGACAATCTTCTGCTGGATGTAACAAAGGGAATCCAGTATCTCGATGAAACAATGGAACTGCTCATAGAGGCATTCGGTGAAGTCATGGCTAAGGGTCCGCTTGCCTCTGAAAAGGTATATGGAATAAAGGCCAGGCTTGTGGACGCAAAACTTCACGAGGACAGCATACACAGGGGACCGGCCCAGGTCATTCCTGCAGGCAGGAACTCAATATATGGAGCAATGACACAGGCAAAGAGAATACTCCTTGAACCTGTCCAGAGAGTTTACATAAGTGTACCGCAGGAAGTTATGGGGTCAGTCACGAACGAAATTCAGCAGAGAAGGGGCGTTGTTGATGAGATGACGCAGGAAGGGGACGAAATAGTCATAGTTGCCAAGGTGCCTGTGGCAGGTATGTTCGGTTTTGCGTCAGCCATAAGGAGCGCAACCGGTGGCAAGGTGCTCTGGAACTCAGAAAACCATGGCTACCAGCGTGTTCCTCCAGAACTTCAGAAGGATGTTGTTGCCAAGATAAGAGAACGTAAGGGTCTCAAGCCGGAACCTTACGACGAAGCTTATTACGCTTCTCTCTAA
- the tuf gene encoding translation elongation factor EF-1 subunit alpha — MATQKPHINLVTIGHVDHGKSTLVGRLLFEHGEIPSHIIEEYRKQAEEKGKATFEFAWVMDRYKEERERGVTIDLSHRKFETDKYYFTLIDAPGHRDFVKNMITGTSQADAAMLVVSAREGEGVMAQTREHAFLARTLGVQQLIILINKMDAVQPPYNQQRYEEVKKEVEKLLGSIGYKNVPIIPISGYKGDNIVKKSENLKWYNGPTLLEALDALKPPEKPTNKPLRLPIQDVYSITGIGTVPVGRVETGIVKIGDKVIFEPADKQGEVKSIEMHHETMQQAEPGDNIGFNVRGIAKNDIKRGDVCGPVSSPPTVVKGFTAQVVVLNHPSVIANGYKPVFHVHTTQIACRFDEIVKTLNPKDGTTLKDHPDFIKTGDIAIVKIVPDRPFVIEKVSDIPQLGRFAIRDMGQTVAAGQCIEVEVK, encoded by the coding sequence ATGGCAACGCAGAAACCACACATAAACTTGGTAACCATCGGACACGTAGATCATGGAAAGTCAACGCTTGTAGGCAGGCTTCTCTTTGAGCATGGGGAGATTCCGTCTCATATTATTGAGGAATACAGAAAGCAGGCCGAAGAGAAGGGCAAGGCAACATTTGAGTTTGCATGGGTCATGGACAGGTACAAGGAAGAGAGGGAGAGAGGGGTCACAATAGATCTTTCCCACAGGAAATTCGAGACTGACAAGTACTATTTCACGCTCATTGATGCTCCTGGACACAGAGACTTCGTAAAAAACATGATAACTGGAACCAGCCAGGCTGATGCAGCCATGCTGGTAGTATCAGCAAGAGAGGGCGAGGGCGTAATGGCTCAGACCAGGGAGCACGCTTTCCTTGCCAGAACACTTGGTGTTCAGCAGCTTATCATTCTCATAAACAAGATGGATGCAGTGCAGCCTCCTTACAATCAGCAGAGATATGAAGAAGTTAAGAAGGAGGTTGAAAAACTTCTTGGTTCCATAGGTTACAAGAATGTTCCGATCATCCCGATCAGCGGATACAAGGGCGACAACATCGTCAAGAAATCAGAAAATCTTAAATGGTACAACGGCCCAACGCTCCTGGAAGCACTGGATGCGCTGAAGCCCCCGGAAAAACCCACAAACAAGCCACTCAGGCTCCCCATACAGGATGTTTATTCAATCACCGGTATCGGCACGGTTCCTGTTGGCAGGGTTGAAACCGGAATAGTTAAGATTGGAGACAAGGTCATATTCGAACCCGCAGACAAGCAGGGAGAAGTCAAGTCAATTGAAATGCACCATGAAACAATGCAACAGGCCGAACCTGGAGACAACATTGGATTCAACGTAAGGGGCATTGCAAAGAATGACATCAAGAGGGGCGACGTATGCGGTCCAGTGAGCTCCCCGCCAACAGTGGTGAAAGGTTTCACTGCCCAGGTCGTCGTGCTTAACCATCCAAGTGTTATTGCAAATGGATACAAGCCTGTGTTCCATGTTCACACCACACAGATAGCATGCAGATTTGACGAGATAGTGAAGACACTGAATCCAAAGGATGGAACAACGCTTAAGGATCACCCTGACTTCATAAAAACCGGGGACATAGCAATCGTTAAAATTGTTCCGGATCGTCCCTTCGTAATAGAAAAAGTCTCAGACATCCCGCAGCTTGGAAGATTTGCCATAAGGGACATGGGGCAAACTGTGGCTGCAGGGCAGTGCATTGAGGTTGAAGTAAAGTAA
- the rqcH gene encoding ribosome rescue protein RqcH: MNPKPSSLDFYAFLKRYSFRIEGSFIKKVYQSGTSDFVLQLYGSETGKNYLMISLSKGIIFYDGERPDEATPLSMLLRKILSERRIIKVEQINFDRVVKLTLHTGQEIILEMFRDGNLIVTNEGKIEFATEQREWKNRKILRGEKYVPPSLVDPLHMGETEIRSVLESSKASAVQTLATRMNLGGDIAEELLYRINIDKVLPSREISGESKRIRDEFSSILAEAELGKGYFFEKQNLLSPIEMKHLQILPTTIYSDLNDGMVDFIKNHFPKESDEDHLSRRLESMKKSIEEFKIKRSRYTEAGKAIMADVSRIDGIIRQMSRSFSSSGKIDKGQIYSGFRVKSFDPAKRIVTLEASGQEFELNLDRTAGQNASDYFARSKEFKSKIEGAMKAIEDTDRAVMKQAQPVKKARRREWFETYHWFVSSEGFLVIAGRDAKSNEKIVKRHLKDHDIYVHAEVYGAPSTVIKVEGENQPGDSTLREACNFSVAFSRAWSAGLSSGTAYWVLPSQVSKTPESGEFVTTGSWIVRGKRNYYFDLPMDLYISMYESRGTMIPMIHPTFPEGKNGDRNVHIVPGDMKRQQVAGEIAKRLGIEKEEIEGILPPGGSRVVD; encoded by the coding sequence ATGAATCCAAAGCCATCTTCACTGGACTTCTATGCTTTCTTGAAAAGATATTCCTTCAGAATTGAGGGGTCATTCATTAAAAAGGTATACCAGTCCGGCACCAGTGATTTCGTACTTCAGCTCTACGGGTCGGAAACTGGAAAAAATTACCTCATGATATCCCTGTCCAAAGGCATAATATTCTACGATGGAGAGAGGCCTGATGAAGCCACACCACTTTCAATGCTCCTCAGAAAAATTCTTTCAGAGAGGCGCATAATCAAGGTAGAGCAGATCAATTTTGACCGGGTTGTGAAGCTCACTCTCCATACAGGCCAGGAAATTATCCTTGAAATGTTCAGGGACGGGAACCTCATTGTGACGAATGAGGGGAAGATTGAATTTGCAACTGAGCAGAGAGAATGGAAAAACCGAAAAATCCTGAGGGGAGAAAAATACGTCCCTCCATCACTTGTGGATCCACTTCATATGGGGGAAACTGAAATACGCTCCGTTCTGGAAAGCAGCAAGGCTTCTGCGGTGCAAACCCTGGCAACCAGAATGAACCTGGGTGGTGACATCGCTGAAGAATTGCTCTACCGGATCAACATTGATAAGGTCCTTCCGTCCAGAGAAATTTCCGGTGAATCCAAAAGGATCCGGGATGAATTTTCATCCATCCTTGCGGAGGCGGAACTGGGAAAAGGGTATTTTTTTGAGAAGCAGAATCTGCTTTCACCCATTGAAATGAAACATCTGCAGATACTGCCAACAACAATCTACAGCGATCTGAACGATGGCATGGTGGATTTCATTAAGAACCACTTCCCCAAGGAGAGCGATGAGGATCATCTTTCCAGGCGCCTGGAATCAATGAAGAAAAGCATCGAGGAATTCAAAATCAAGAGATCCAGATACACAGAGGCGGGGAAAGCCATAATGGCAGATGTTTCCAGGATAGACGGAATCATACGCCAGATGTCACGGTCGTTCTCATCTTCCGGAAAGATCGATAAGGGACAGATCTATTCAGGATTCAGGGTGAAGTCATTCGATCCCGCCAAGCGAATTGTGACCTTGGAAGCCTCAGGCCAGGAGTTCGAGCTCAACCTTGACAGAACAGCAGGACAGAATGCCAGCGACTATTTTGCCAGATCAAAGGAATTTAAGAGCAAAATTGAGGGCGCCATGAAGGCCATAGAGGATACAGACAGGGCGGTTATGAAACAGGCCCAGCCTGTGAAGAAGGCAAGGAGACGGGAATGGTTTGAAACTTACCACTGGTTTGTTTCGTCGGAGGGTTTTCTGGTCATTGCCGGAAGGGATGCAAAGAGCAATGAAAAAATAGTCAAGAGGCACCTGAAGGACCACGACATATACGTGCACGCTGAGGTATACGGGGCACCCAGTACGGTTATCAAGGTAGAGGGGGAGAACCAGCCAGGTGATAGCACACTTCGCGAAGCTTGCAACTTCTCTGTAGCGTTCTCTAGGGCATGGTCTGCTGGCCTTTCATCAGGCACCGCTTACTGGGTATTGCCATCCCAGGTAAGTAAAACGCCAGAATCAGGAGAGTTTGTCACAACAGGATCATGGATTGTCAGAGGGAAGAGGAATTATTACTTCGATCTGCCAATGGACCTTTACATATCAATGTATGAATCACGTGGAACAATGATACCCATGATCCATCCTACTTTTCCAGAAGGCAAAAATGGTGACAGGAATGTGCACATCGTACCGGGAGACATGAAGAGGCAGCAGGTTGCCGGAGAGATTGCAAAGAGGCTCGGCATCGAGAAAGAAGAAATAGAGGGGATACTTCCACCTGGCGGCTCCCGGGTGGTGGATTAA
- a CDS encoding cbb3-type cytochrome c oxidase subunit I translates to MSTETLLIVAGILVSLVFIASFYVYYLYSTRAELLSHVAEDEGYSDRDAYVRDSLYGKPRPLSWSILFYDDAKSIGLRYIFTGLLFMFVGGAFGVLMRVSLTDPNPTILTPTIYNILLTQHATLMIYMFAIGMAMGFAYYILPSRLRLKRDNMGHLSSVAYWMWVLGGSLFVLSKSSMRWYMYPPLSLQLTPLGAGSYNWLAVIAMELVFMGMVMASVIVLKIIFIDRADDIPLSRMPVYAWAVVFTLIMLVSSAPPLMVGLGMLFYDFFNPIFFVTATSTPLSFAVLFWFWGHPIVYIAVIPFFGLMYDIITRFTETKVYSYFSAILSLGLLLILSELVWGHHLLNSGLGVDWVIFFTTMSFIVVIPSALTIFNMIATLWTAKKIRLTTPMLFVINAIFDFIIGGVMGVMLADDPINQAVHGTYFVTGHFHFIFVGLTLGVSMATFYLLFPTFSNGRVYDERLARWHFYITAVGSFLMSFSWAVGGFLGMPRAVAGYFAIFQPYQDSAILGGVIIGIGQLVFLYNIASSWSKQPVTDPYNILEYRTETNQALTSESNQIVGGGK, encoded by the coding sequence ATGTCAACAGAGACTCTTCTCATCGTGGCCGGCATTCTCGTTTCGCTGGTATTCATAGCATCATTCTATGTTTACTATCTCTATTCCACCAGGGCAGAATTACTCTCTCACGTTGCAGAGGACGAAGGGTATTCTGACAGGGATGCATATGTGAGAGACTCGCTTTATGGGAAGCCACGTCCTCTGTCATGGTCCATTCTATTTTATGATGATGCTAAATCCATAGGTCTCAGATACATATTCACCGGACTGCTTTTCATGTTTGTTGGGGGTGCCTTTGGCGTCCTAATGAGGGTTAGCCTGACAGATCCAAACCCCACTATACTGACCCCTACAATATATAATATTCTGCTCACACAGCATGCTACCCTTATGATCTACATGTTTGCCATTGGGATGGCCATGGGATTTGCATACTACATCCTGCCGTCCAGGTTAAGGCTGAAGAGAGACAACATGGGACACCTATCATCTGTAGCGTACTGGATGTGGGTTCTTGGGGGCTCACTTTTCGTTTTATCCAAATCAAGCATGAGATGGTATATGTACCCGCCATTATCATTGCAACTTACACCACTGGGAGCAGGATCTTATAACTGGCTAGCGGTCATAGCAATGGAACTTGTGTTCATGGGTATGGTGATGGCAAGCGTCATAGTGCTGAAAATCATATTCATTGACCGGGCCGATGACATTCCGCTTTCAAGGATGCCTGTATATGCGTGGGCAGTTGTGTTCACTCTCATAATGCTTGTCTCCTCTGCTCCCCCTCTGATGGTTGGACTGGGGATGCTGTTCTACGACTTCTTCAATCCAATATTCTTCGTAACAGCAACAAGCACTCCGCTGTCATTCGCCGTATTATTCTGGTTCTGGGGCCATCCCATCGTTTACATAGCAGTAATTCCGTTCTTCGGATTGATGTATGATATTATCACCAGATTTACCGAAACTAAGGTTTACAGCTATTTCTCAGCCATTCTTTCTCTTGGCCTTCTTCTTATCCTCAGTGAACTGGTATGGGGGCATCATCTCCTCAACTCTGGGCTGGGCGTTGACTGGGTCATATTCTTTACCACCATGTCATTTATCGTGGTAATACCGTCCGCCCTGACAATATTCAATATGATTGCCACTCTGTGGACGGCCAAGAAGATCAGGCTCACGACCCCCATGCTATTCGTAATAAACGCAATATTCGATTTCATAATCGGAGGAGTGATGGGCGTAATGCTCGCTGATGATCCCATCAACCAGGCAGTGCACGGTACATACTTTGTAACAGGGCATTTTCACTTCATATTTGTTGGATTGACACTTGGCGTTTCCATGGCCACATTCTATCTTCTGTTCCCAACATTCAGCAACGGAAGAGTATACGATGAGAGGCTCGCCCGGTGGCACTTCTACATCACAGCTGTGGGGTCATTTTTGATGTCGTTCTCATGGGCAGTAGGCGGTTTTCTTGGCATGCCAAGAGCAGTTGCCGGTTATTTCGCCATATTCCAGCCATACCAGGATAGTGCAATACTGGGAGGTGTCATAATTGGAATAGGTCAACTTGTATTCCTGTACAATATTGCTTCCAGCTGGTCCAAGCAGCCAGTAACCGATCCCTATAATATTCTGGAATACAGGACGGAGACAAATCAGGCACTGACATCAGAATCAAATCAAATAGTGGGAGGAGGAAAGTAA